A part of Trueperaceae bacterium genomic DNA contains:
- a CDS encoding NAD(P) transhydrogenase subunit alpha — translation MNIVALNESVLGERRAALTPQVVAKLLRLGASVSVEPGLGVLAGHGDEEFVEAGARLEPDRERLLPAADLLLTVRPPALDVVASLRERACVAGFLDPFFNPELIEALARLGLDSLCMELVPRTTYAQKMDALSSQASLAGYAAVVLAAERSAKAFPMMSTPAGTIPPARVFVIGAGVAGLQAIATAKRLGARVEAYDTRPVVKEQVQSLGAKFVEIDVGETGQTEQGYAKELTVEQLESQRKQMVKICANSDVIVSTAQVFGRRAPRIIDESMVAGMRKGSVIVDMAAATGGNVAGSKPGEEVLTGNGVLIVGADDLPARVAKDASQVYASNLYLLIEHAWDKDAAGLRLDPQDAVVGACLLTAGGEVRDERVRAALGANR, via the coding sequence ATGAACATCGTCGCTCTCAACGAATCCGTCTTGGGCGAGAGGCGTGCCGCTCTCACCCCCCAGGTGGTGGCGAAGCTCCTGCGCCTCGGTGCCAGCGTCTCCGTCGAGCCTGGCCTCGGTGTCCTCGCCGGTCACGGGGACGAGGAGTTCGTAGAGGCCGGAGCCAGGTTGGAACCCGACCGCGAGCGCCTGCTCCCGGCAGCCGACTTGTTGCTCACCGTCAGGCCTCCGGCGCTTGACGTGGTGGCTTCGCTGCGTGAGAGGGCTTGCGTTGCCGGCTTCCTGGACCCGTTCTTCAACCCCGAGCTGATAGAGGCATTGGCGAGGCTCGGGCTCGACTCGCTGTGCATGGAGCTCGTTCCGCGCACGACCTACGCGCAGAAGATGGACGCGCTCTCGAGCCAGGCGAGCTTGGCCGGTTACGCCGCGGTCGTCCTCGCCGCCGAGCGTTCCGCCAAAGCCTTCCCGATGATGAGCACGCCTGCGGGCACCATTCCGCCCGCCCGCGTGTTCGTCATAGGCGCGGGCGTGGCCGGTCTGCAGGCCATCGCGACGGCCAAGCGTCTCGGTGCCAGGGTGGAGGCGTACGACACGCGCCCCGTCGTCAAGGAGCAAGTGCAGTCGCTCGGCGCCAAGTTCGTCGAGATCGACGTCGGCGAGACGGGCCAGACGGAGCAGGGCTACGCGAAGGAGCTGACCGTGGAGCAACTGGAGTCGCAACGCAAGCAGATGGTCAAGATATGCGCGAACTCCGACGTGATCGTCTCCACGGCCCAGGTGTTCGGGCGCCGGGCGCCGCGCATCATCGACGAGTCGATGGTGGCCGGCATGCGCAAGGGGAGCGTGATAGTCGACATGGCCGCCGCCACCGGTGGGAACGTCGCGGGCTCCAAGCCCGGTGAGGAGGTGCTCACCGGGAACGGCGTCCTCATCGTCGGCGCGGACGACCTGCCCGCCAGGGTCGCCAAGGACGCCAGCCAGGTGTACGCCAGCAACCTCTACCTGCTCATAGAGCACGCTTGGGACAAGGACGCCGCCGGGCTCCGCCTCGACCCGCAGGACGCCGTAGTCGGCGCGTGCCTGCTCACTGCCGGCGGCGAGGTAAGGGACGAGCGGGTGAGGGCCGCCCTGGGAGCGAACCGATGA
- the pfkA gene encoding 6-phosphofructokinase yields MKHLGVLTSGGDAPGMNAAIRAVVRTAVHDGIRVSGVYRGFQGLLDDDIVELGPRSVANILQRGGTVLRTARCELFYQPEGRTAAAATLARHDIDGLVVIGGDGSFRGAQALETEHGVKVVGIPATIDNDINGTDVSIGFSTALDIALEAVDRLRDTAASHDRHFLVEVMGRHAGHIALHVGVAGGAEVIVVPEVPQTADDVVDLLLKAEERGKTSSIVVVAEGAYAGGARRLQEAVEAATGFELRTVILGHTQRGGSPCSRDRVLASRLGFHAVRTLAAGKSGVMVGTKWRQVVRIPLAELADHPKPIDRELLEIAQVLAV; encoded by the coding sequence GTGAAGCATCTCGGCGTACTGACAAGCGGCGGCGACGCGCCCGGCATGAACGCTGCCATCCGCGCCGTCGTCCGCACCGCCGTCCACGACGGCATCCGCGTCTCCGGCGTCTACCGGGGCTTCCAGGGCCTCCTCGACGACGACATCGTCGAACTCGGTCCGCGCAGCGTCGCGAACATCCTCCAGCGCGGCGGCACCGTCTTGCGCACCGCCCGCTGCGAGCTCTTCTACCAACCCGAAGGGCGCACGGCCGCGGCTGCGACGCTGGCACGCCACGACATCGACGGCCTCGTCGTCATCGGCGGCGACGGCAGCTTCAGGGGCGCCCAGGCGCTCGAGACCGAGCACGGCGTCAAGGTCGTCGGCATCCCGGCCACGATCGACAACGACATCAACGGCACGGACGTCTCGATAGGCTTCAGCACCGCGCTCGACATCGCGCTGGAGGCCGTCGACCGCCTGCGTGACACGGCGGCGAGCCACGACCGCCACTTCCTCGTCGAGGTCATGGGTCGGCACGCCGGCCACATCGCCCTGCACGTCGGGGTGGCGGGCGGCGCGGAGGTCATCGTCGTGCCCGAGGTCCCGCAGACGGCCGACGACGTCGTAGACCTGCTCCTCAAGGCCGAGGAGCGCGGGAAGACCTCGAGCATCGTCGTGGTCGCGGAAGGCGCGTACGCCGGCGGCGCCCGCCGTCTCCAGGAGGCGGTCGAGGCGGCGACCGGCTTCGAGCTGCGCACCGTGATCCTCGGCCACACCCAGCGTGGCGGCAGCCCGTGCTCGCGCGACAGGGTCCTGGCCTCGCGCCTTGGCTTCCACGCCGTCCGCACGCTCGCCGCCGGCAAGAGCGGCGTTATGGTCGGCACGAAGTGGCGCCAGGTCGTGAGGATCCCGCTCGCCGAGCTGGCCGACCACCCCAAACCCATCGACAGGGAGCTGCTCGAGATCGCCCAGGTGCTGGCCGTCTAG
- the tyrS gene encoding tyrosine--tRNA ligase encodes MNGSSDVEAVEAGEHAEALALLNRGAEHVVPDGGLLAKLRLAAKEDRQLRAKLGVDPSSSDLHVGHAVVLRKLRQFQDLGHRVVLIIGDFTAMIGDPSGRSKTRPVLTLEETRRNGETYVAQAVKVLDTDPEKLEIRHNSEWLEPLGFADVIRLASNYTVARMLERDDFTKRFHGGVPISVHEFLYPLAQAYDSVAIRADVELGGTDQLFNLLVGRDVQRAYGQEPQVALTTPLLVGLDGVEKMSKSLGNYIGIAEPPDVMFKKAMQVADALLMQYAELCTALDLGALRARLAEDPVGAHRLFARALVGVYHGAEPVAAAERRYDEVAKGAIPDEMAEVAVPSGEFASGDVGLLRLAVLAGLAASNGEARRLVQNRGLKVDGEVASDPQARLTLSAPAVLQKGKDAFVRLRRA; translated from the coding sequence GTGAACGGGTCATCGGACGTGGAGGCGGTGGAGGCCGGTGAGCACGCGGAAGCGCTCGCCCTGCTCAACCGGGGGGCGGAGCATGTAGTGCCGGACGGCGGTCTGCTGGCGAAGCTCCGGTTGGCGGCCAAGGAAGACAGGCAGTTGCGGGCGAAGCTCGGGGTCGATCCCTCCAGCTCGGACCTGCATGTCGGGCACGCCGTGGTCCTGCGCAAGCTGCGGCAGTTCCAGGACCTCGGGCACCGCGTCGTGCTCATCATCGGCGACTTCACGGCCATGATCGGCGACCCGTCTGGCCGCAGCAAGACGCGGCCCGTCCTCACGTTGGAGGAGACGAGGCGCAACGGCGAGACCTACGTCGCCCAAGCGGTCAAGGTCCTCGACACCGACCCGGAGAAGCTCGAGATCCGCCACAACTCCGAGTGGCTCGAGCCGCTCGGCTTCGCCGACGTCATCCGGCTGGCCTCCAACTACACGGTCGCACGCATGTTGGAGCGCGACGACTTCACGAAGCGCTTCCATGGCGGCGTGCCCATCTCCGTGCACGAGTTCCTCTACCCGCTCGCCCAGGCGTACGACTCGGTCGCCATCCGCGCCGACGTGGAGCTGGGCGGCACCGATCAGCTCTTCAACCTGCTCGTGGGTCGCGACGTGCAACGCGCTTACGGCCAGGAGCCGCAGGTCGCCCTGACCACCCCGCTCCTCGTCGGCCTGGACGGCGTGGAGAAGATGTCCAAGTCGCTCGGCAACTACATAGGGATCGCCGAGCCGCCCGACGTCATGTTCAAGAAGGCGATGCAAGTGGCCGACGCGCTCCTCATGCAGTACGCGGAGCTCTGCACGGCGCTAGACCTCGGCGCGCTGCGAGCGCGGCTCGCCGAGGACCCCGTCGGTGCGCACCGGCTCTTCGCCAGGGCGCTCGTCGGCGTCTACCACGGCGCCGAGCCTGTCGCGGCTGCGGAGCGGCGTTACGACGAGGTGGCCAAGGGCGCCATCCCTGACGAGATGGCGGAGGTCGCCGTGCCCTCAGGCGAGTTCGCTTCCGGCGACGTCGGGCTGCTGCGCCTCGCGGTCCTCGCGGGCTTGGCGGCTTCGAACGGCGAGGCCAGGCGCCTCGTCCAGAACCGCGGCCTGAAGGTCGACGGCGAGGTGGCGAGCGACCCCCAGGCGCGCCTCACGCTGAGCGCGCCGGCCGTGCTCCAGAAGGGCAAGGACGCGTTCGTGCGCCTGAGGCGCGCCTGA
- the zwf gene encoding glucose-6-phosphate dehydrogenase, whose translation MSLARGLSTAAHPDAAPDQAAQTDRSAHGASRSVARNGAAPACAFVIFGITGDLAARKLIPALYQLHVNGELDARTIIVGFGRKPLTDADLTGNLREALEREVPDLDEGAWRALAGRISYVHGDYASAEAFGRLATALEGIDVAGRVYYTATPPGVYGAIARSLAGAGLASESDGRFSRLVVEKPFGTDAASAKALNDELLEHFSERQLYRIDHYLAKETAQNLGVLRFANSMFEPFWNNRYIDHVQITMIEPMGVEGRGQFYEDAGILRDVFQNHLLQLLALVAMEPPVRFDARSVRDEKVKLFSAVACPNPQETVLGQYVAGNGMVGYRQEPGVDPRSRQATFAAMRLTVENWRWAGVPFYLRSGKRLEAKASEIVLQFKAPPHVPFTLPAPVRPDRLILRIVPDEGISIRFNGKRPGQRVELGRISLDFSYRESFDGAIPDAYETLLLDVMEGDATLFMRADEVEAQWTIIDPLLEHAADPRTTPLFYEAGGRGPQAAYALLESVGRSWKRPAGVKTG comes from the coding sequence ATGAGCCTGGCTCGAGGGCTCTCGACCGCCGCGCACCCAGACGCCGCGCCCGACCAGGCCGCGCAGACCGACCGGAGCGCGCACGGCGCTTCCCGCTCCGTCGCACGGAACGGCGCGGCCCCCGCCTGCGCCTTCGTTATCTTCGGCATAACCGGCGACCTGGCGGCGCGCAAGCTCATACCGGCGCTCTACCAGCTCCACGTGAACGGCGAGCTTGACGCGAGGACCATCATCGTCGGCTTCGGCCGCAAGCCGCTTACCGACGCCGATCTCACCGGCAACCTCCGCGAGGCCCTGGAGCGCGAGGTGCCCGACCTCGACGAGGGGGCGTGGCGCGCCCTCGCCGGGAGGATCTCGTACGTGCACGGCGACTACGCGAGCGCCGAGGCCTTCGGACGGCTGGCGACGGCGTTGGAGGGCATCGACGTCGCCGGGCGGGTCTACTACACCGCCACCCCGCCGGGCGTCTACGGCGCCATCGCCCGTTCGTTGGCCGGAGCCGGGCTGGCGAGCGAGTCGGACGGCCGCTTCTCACGCCTGGTCGTCGAGAAGCCGTTCGGTACGGACGCCGCGTCGGCCAAGGCGCTGAACGACGAGCTCCTCGAGCACTTCTCTGAGCGGCAGCTCTACCGCATCGACCACTACCTGGCCAAGGAGACGGCCCAGAACCTTGGCGTGCTGCGCTTCGCCAACAGCATGTTCGAGCCGTTCTGGAACAACCGCTACATCGACCACGTCCAGATCACGATGATCGAGCCCATGGGGGTCGAGGGGCGCGGGCAGTTCTACGAGGACGCCGGCATCCTGCGCGACGTGTTCCAGAACCACCTGCTGCAGCTCCTCGCCCTCGTCGCCATGGAGCCGCCCGTGCGCTTCGACGCGCGCAGCGTGCGCGACGAGAAGGTGAAGCTCTTCAGCGCCGTGGCCTGCCCGAACCCGCAGGAGACGGTCCTCGGACAGTACGTGGCTGGGAACGGCATGGTCGGCTACCGCCAGGAGCCGGGGGTCGACCCCCGCTCGCGCCAGGCCACGTTCGCCGCCATGCGCCTCACGGTCGAGAACTGGCGCTGGGCGGGCGTGCCCTTCTACCTGCGCTCGGGGAAGCGCCTGGAGGCCAAGGCGAGCGAGATCGTCCTGCAGTTCAAGGCGCCGCCGCACGTGCCGTTCACACTGCCGGCCCCGGTGAGGCCGGACCGGCTGATCTTGCGCATCGTCCCGGACGAGGGGATCAGCATCCGCTTCAACGGCAAGCGGCCCGGCCAGCGCGTCGAGCTGGGGCGCATCAGCCTCGACTTCTCCTACCGGGAGAGCTTCGACGGCGCCATCCCCGACGCTTACGAGACGCTGCTGCTCGACGTCATGGAAGGCGACGCCACCCTCTTCATGCGCGCCGACGAGGTGGAGGCGCAGTGGACCATCATCGATCCGCTGCTCGAGCACGCCGCCGACCCGCGGACGACTCCGCTGTTCTACGAGGCGGGCGGGCGAGGGCCTCAGGCCGCCTACGCCCTGCTCGAGAGCGTCGGACGGAGCTGGAAGCGGCCGGCCGGGGTCAAGACCGGCTGA
- a CDS encoding response regulator transcription factor: MAAQTVLVVEDDAAVREVVAFHLSRAGFAVREASDAAQALAAAPDAALVVLDWMLPGESGLTVLKRLRDSSAAELPVLMLTARAREAERVEGLESGADDYLTKPFSAAELVARVRALLRRAVPRKRVTVGHLSVDADAGEVTWRGERCRLTPREFGLLAFLAANPGRVYSRFELLDKVWGEGFVGTERTVDQHVAQLRAVVADDVVATVRGRGYRLGECGGDRLADAHPQGRAER, encoded by the coding sequence ATGGCCGCCCAAACGGTCCTGGTGGTCGAGGACGACGCTGCGGTGCGCGAGGTGGTCGCGTTCCACCTCAGCCGGGCCGGCTTCGCCGTTCGCGAGGCGTCCGACGCCGCTCAGGCGCTGGCCGCCGCGCCGGACGCCGCCCTCGTCGTGCTCGACTGGATGTTGCCGGGCGAGAGCGGGCTGACGGTCTTGAAACGCCTTCGGGACTCCTCGGCCGCCGAGCTCCCCGTGCTCATGCTCACCGCCCGCGCCCGCGAGGCGGAGCGTGTCGAGGGGCTCGAGTCTGGTGCGGACGACTACCTGACCAAACCGTTCTCCGCCGCGGAGCTCGTTGCGCGCGTGCGCGCGCTCCTGCGCCGGGCCGTCCCACGCAAGCGCGTGACCGTCGGCCATCTGAGCGTCGACGCCGACGCCGGCGAGGTGACGTGGCGCGGCGAACGGTGCCGGCTCACGCCGCGGGAGTTCGGTCTGCTCGCCTTCCTCGCCGCCAACCCCGGACGCGTGTACTCGCGCTTCGAGCTCCTCGACAAGGTCTGGGGCGAGGGTTTCGTCGGCACGGAGCGGACCGTCGACCAGCACGTCGCTCAGCTCCGCGCCGTCGTGGCAGACGATGTCGTCGCCACTGTAAGGGGGCGGGGCTACCGCCTCGGGGAGTGCGGAGGCGACCGTCTCGCCGACGCTCACCCTCAAGGCCGGGCGGAGCGGTAG
- a CDS encoding NAD(P) transhydrogenase subunit alpha, with translation MIVMLLFMTFVLAVFLGVELINKVPSQLHTPLMSGSNAISGITIVGAILGTQVGGAFGQALALVAIIAATVNVVGGYLVTDRMLGMFRAGKKGE, from the coding sequence ATGATCGTGATGCTGCTGTTCATGACCTTCGTTCTAGCCGTCTTCCTCGGTGTCGAGTTGATCAACAAGGTGCCCTCACAGCTCCACACTCCGCTGATGTCGGGTTCCAACGCCATCTCGGGGATCACCATCGTCGGGGCCATCCTGGGCACCCAGGTAGGCGGCGCGTTCGGTCAGGCGCTTGCTCTGGTCGCCATCATCGCCGCGACCGTGAACGTCGTTGGGGGCTACCTGGTCACTGACCGAATGCTCGGCATGTTCCGTGCCGGCAAGAAGGGCGAGTGA
- a CDS encoding glycosyltransferase: MSATRHPEAATSATTARPVAAARLTVAVVNYRTPELALSCLELVRRSAPGADLRLVDADPDPGFADALSRSHPDVAYLGVPNHSYAHAVNAGLRGASTEYVAFTNADVIVADGTFPDLVAALESSPQAAAAGPFVADGNGKPQGLGPLYARHYRRLRRSSPTGGRPAAVAVPWLSGCLTVARLRDWRELGGYDEAFRFYNEDLDFGLRVSEAGRSNLLVATPVVHLGGTSTPSHPAFALEGRRGGLLVGRRHYPGWLRAAQVAFVASEAALGRVLARTPGRRAANAELLRMLRAGDVDATPFGATLDERPEW, translated from the coding sequence GTGAGCGCCACGCGGCATCCGGAGGCGGCGACGTCGGCGACCACCGCGCGCCCTGTGGCCGCCGCGCGGCTCACCGTGGCCGTGGTCAACTACCGCACGCCCGAGCTCGCCCTCTCCTGCCTCGAGCTCGTTCGTCGCTCGGCCCCCGGTGCCGACCTGCGGCTCGTCGACGCCGACCCCGACCCCGGCTTCGCCGACGCGCTCTCACGCAGCCACCCGGACGTCGCCTACCTCGGCGTTCCCAACCACTCCTACGCTCACGCCGTGAACGCGGGCCTCCGCGGCGCCTCGACCGAGTACGTCGCCTTCACGAACGCCGACGTCATCGTGGCTGACGGCACCTTCCCCGACCTCGTCGCCGCGCTGGAGTCTTCCCCGCAGGCCGCGGCGGCGGGGCCGTTCGTCGCGGACGGCAACGGCAAACCCCAGGGCCTCGGACCGCTGTACGCCAGGCACTACCGGCGGCTGCGCCGCTCCAGCCCGACGGGCGGGAGGCCGGCCGCCGTCGCCGTGCCGTGGCTCTCCGGCTGCCTGACGGTGGCGCGGCTGCGCGACTGGCGCGAGCTCGGCGGCTACGACGAGGCGTTCCGTTTCTACAACGAGGACCTCGACTTCGGGCTGCGGGTCTCGGAGGCCGGGCGCTCCAACCTCCTAGTGGCGACACCCGTCGTGCACCTCGGCGGCACCTCGACCCCCTCGCATCCGGCGTTCGCGCTGGAAGGGCGGCGCGGCGGGCTCCTGGTGGGTAGACGCCACTACCCGGGTTGGCTGCGCGCGGCCCAGGTCGCGTTCGTGGCGAGCGAAGCCGCGCTCGGCAGGGTGCTCGCGCGCACGCCGGGCCGCCGCGCCGCTAACGCCGAGCTGTTGCGGATGCTGCGCGCGGGCGACGTCGACGCTACGCCTTTCGGAGCCACGCTCGACGAGAGGCCGGAGTGGTGA
- a CDS encoding patatin-like phospholipase family protein, with protein MQSDDQHDHRGDLRLGVALGGGSARGYAHLGALASLERNGLAPDVIAGTSFGAVVGALYATGRPLPELLAQAEAMRRRDVFPYVADFGLHRAALFRGRRLEEYFDRLLEGRHFSDLVKRLVVVTTDIDSGERVLLEQGSLAEALRASTAIPGVFAPALVGGRRLIDGGIGSPVPLSTLDEFDLDVAIGIGAGMEASDSGTIRFARKLMRSSGAKRFQTRLAATRPRGAVGRLGRALAFAAEGWAAADADACERAEPDGCRRFEVHTRPPISWLDFRSAGAAIRAGDAALSRLMPALKSAMRATG; from the coding sequence GTGCAGTCCGACGACCAACACGATCACCGTGGCGATCTGCGGCTCGGCGTCGCCCTCGGCGGCGGCAGCGCGCGCGGTTACGCCCACCTCGGCGCCCTTGCCAGCCTCGAGCGCAACGGCTTGGCGCCGGACGTCATCGCCGGCACGAGCTTCGGCGCCGTCGTCGGCGCCCTCTACGCCACCGGCAGGCCCCTGCCGGAGCTCCTCGCCCAGGCCGAGGCCATGCGCAGGCGCGACGTCTTCCCGTACGTCGCGGACTTCGGCCTGCACCGGGCGGCGCTGTTCCGTGGCCGGCGGCTGGAGGAGTACTTCGACAGGCTGCTCGAGGGCCGCCACTTCTCCGACCTCGTCAAACGCCTCGTGGTCGTGACGACGGACATCGACAGCGGCGAACGCGTGCTGCTCGAACAGGGCTCGCTGGCCGAGGCGCTGCGGGCGAGCACGGCCATCCCCGGGGTGTTCGCCCCCGCGCTCGTCGGCGGTCGCAGGCTGATCGACGGCGGTATCGGCTCACCCGTGCCCCTCTCGACCCTCGACGAGTTCGACCTCGATGTCGCCATCGGCATCGGGGCCGGCATGGAGGCGTCCGACTCCGGCACGATCCGCTTCGCCCGCAAGCTCATGCGCTCCAGCGGCGCCAAGCGCTTCCAGACCCGGCTCGCCGCGACGAGGCCGCGCGGGGCCGTCGGGCGGTTGGGAAGGGCGCTCGCCTTCGCCGCCGAGGGCTGGGCGGCGGCGGACGCGGATGCATGCGAGCGCGCCGAGCCGGACGGTTGCCGGCGCTTCGAGGTGCATACGCGCCCTCCCATCAGCTGGCTCGACTTCCGCAGCGCGGGCGCGGCGATACGCGCGGGCGACGCCGCGCTCAGCCGCCTGATGCCGGCGCTCAAGAGCGCCATGCGAGCGACCGGCTAG
- a CDS encoding ATP-binding protein, which produces MDRSAAHALPWWDVLKEGVVLLDSGSVLDLNHAAALLLDVDRERARGAAAIGVFRDHRLEAMWRSGVGGEIELRSKAVRVTAFPGGLVFEDVSELRLGQRDASELLSVLSHELRTPVTTVRGALEALAAPAADGDDPSEVRFRERFLALALAEAERLSRLLDDLTVQSRPPRERSVALGAVVAKAAALLRARADAVDVRFATELEDLVVWADEDKLLQVILNLMENAVVHGPGGGTVTVAAWGADAMAQLEVRDEGAPLDPTGVPALFAPHTQGRHRGQGAGLGLYIVRSIVQRWGGAVWAGPGSAVAAGNVFGFSVPLADHA; this is translated from the coding sequence ATGGACCGGAGCGCGGCGCACGCGCTCCCCTGGTGGGACGTTCTGAAGGAAGGCGTCGTCCTGCTCGACTCCGGGAGCGTGCTCGACCTCAACCACGCGGCGGCCCTCCTCCTCGACGTCGATAGGGAACGGGCGCGCGGAGCGGCAGCCATCGGCGTGTTCCGTGACCATCGGCTCGAGGCCATGTGGCGCTCGGGGGTTGGCGGCGAGATCGAACTCCGCTCCAAGGCCGTCAGGGTGACCGCGTTCCCCGGCGGGCTCGTGTTCGAGGACGTGAGCGAACTCCGGCTCGGCCAGCGCGACGCATCGGAGCTGCTCTCCGTGCTCTCGCACGAGCTGCGCACTCCCGTCACTACCGTTCGCGGGGCGCTCGAGGCGCTCGCGGCGCCGGCCGCGGACGGTGACGACCCGAGCGAGGTGCGCTTCCGTGAACGCTTCCTAGCGCTCGCGCTCGCGGAAGCCGAGCGGCTCTCTCGCCTGCTCGACGACTTGACCGTCCAGTCGCGCCCGCCGAGGGAGAGGAGCGTCGCGCTCGGAGCCGTCGTCGCCAAGGCCGCTGCGTTGCTGCGGGCGCGGGCGGACGCCGTCGACGTCCGGTTCGCCACCGAGCTGGAGGACCTCGTCGTCTGGGCGGACGAGGACAAGCTCCTCCAGGTGATCCTGAACCTCATGGAGAACGCGGTCGTGCACGGACCCGGCGGCGGGACGGTCACGGTCGCGGCGTGGGGTGCCGACGCCATGGCCCAACTCGAAGTGCGCGACGAGGGCGCGCCGCTCGATCCCACCGGCGTGCCGGCGCTGTTCGCACCGCACACGCAGGGCCGCCACCGCGGCCAGGGCGCGGGCCTCGGGCTCTACATCGTCAGGTCGATCGTGCAGCGCTGGGGCGGCGCCGTGTGGGCCGGGCCGGGCAGCGCCGTGGCGGCGGGCAACGTTTTCGGGTTCAGCGTGCCGCTCGCGGACCACGCCTGA
- the gnd gene encoding decarboxylating 6-phosphogluconate dehydrogenase, translating into MELVIVGLGRMGADMTRRLLQGGHAPVVTDLVAALVAELEEEGARGGATVAEAALQLASPRVVWSMVPAGDPTERVFSEAMAVLSPGDVFVDGANSNWEDSRRRAAKADAAGVLWLDAGVSGGVWGLENGYNLMVGGPESAFELARPVLECLAPPGGLLHVGPAGSGHFVKMIHNGIEYGLLQAYGEGFEALAAYPHSELDLAAVARLWLRGSVVRSWLLELLGDALESDPKLDGLKGYVDDSGMGRWTVDYGVANAVPMPAITAALYARFASRSQDSFANRAVATLRNRFGGHRTKRA; encoded by the coding sequence ATGGAACTCGTCATAGTCGGACTCGGCCGCATGGGCGCCGACATGACCCGCAGGCTGTTGCAGGGCGGGCACGCTCCGGTCGTGACGGACCTCGTGGCGGCCCTCGTCGCCGAGCTGGAGGAGGAAGGCGCGCGGGGCGGCGCCACCGTGGCGGAGGCGGCCCTCCAGCTGGCCTCGCCCCGGGTCGTGTGGTCAATGGTGCCCGCCGGCGACCCCACGGAGCGGGTCTTCAGCGAGGCCATGGCCGTGCTCTCGCCGGGGGACGTGTTCGTCGACGGGGCCAACTCCAACTGGGAGGACTCGCGTCGCCGGGCGGCCAAGGCCGACGCTGCCGGGGTGCTGTGGCTCGACGCCGGCGTGTCGGGCGGCGTCTGGGGGCTCGAGAACGGCTACAACCTCATGGTGGGCGGCCCGGAGTCGGCCTTCGAGCTCGCGCGGCCCGTGCTCGAGTGCCTCGCGCCGCCGGGCGGGCTCCTTCACGTCGGCCCGGCCGGCTCGGGTCACTTCGTCAAGATGATCCATAACGGCATCGAGTACGGCCTCCTGCAAGCCTACGGGGAAGGCTTCGAGGCGCTGGCCGCCTACCCGCATTCCGAGCTGGACCTGGCCGCCGTCGCGCGCCTGTGGCTGCGCGGCTCGGTCGTGCGGTCGTGGCTACTCGAGTTGCTCGGCGACGCGTTGGAGAGCGACCCCAAGCTGGACGGGCTGAAGGGGTACGTCGACGACAGCGGCATGGGTCGCTGGACGGTCGACTACGGCGTCGCCAACGCCGTGCCCATGCCCGCGATCACCGCTGCCCTCTACGCGCGCTTCGCGAGTCGCTCTCAGGATTCGTTCGCCAACCGCGCCGTCGCCACCCTGCGCAACCGCTTCGGCGGCCACAGGACGAAGCGCGCATGA
- the rocF gene encoding arginase has product MQRVRILGVPMDLGAGRRGVDMGPSALRLARLAPALRELSHEVVDLGNVDVPLAETSEHLPSAAGPHHADAIAATCRATFARLRELPAEEFVIALGGDHSVSMGTVPGLNLGRATGLVWVDAHADINTPATSPSGNVHGMPIAHLIGLGDERLTSIWGGGRVVEPEHIVYIGLRSVDPAERELIRESGALAFSMKEVDQRGIAYVVAAALERLAGLERVHVSFDADALDPSLAPGVGTPVPGGLTYREAHLLMELLADSKRVTSLDLVEVNPILDRANETAGTLVELTASLLGKRIL; this is encoded by the coding sequence ATGCAGCGCGTACGCATCCTGGGCGTGCCCATGGACCTCGGTGCCGGCAGGCGCGGCGTCGACATGGGGCCGAGCGCCCTCCGGTTGGCCCGCCTCGCCCCCGCACTGAGGGAGCTGAGCCACGAGGTGGTCGACCTCGGCAACGTCGACGTCCCGCTGGCCGAGACGAGCGAGCATCTGCCGAGCGCCGCCGGACCGCACCACGCAGACGCCATCGCGGCTACGTGCCGCGCCACGTTCGCGCGCCTGCGCGAGCTGCCCGCCGAGGAGTTCGTTATCGCGCTCGGCGGCGACCACTCGGTGAGCATGGGCACGGTGCCGGGCCTGAACCTGGGCCGCGCCACCGGCCTCGTCTGGGTCGACGCTCACGCCGACATCAACACGCCGGCCACCAGTCCGTCCGGCAACGTGCACGGCATGCCGATCGCGCACCTCATCGGGCTGGGGGACGAGCGTCTCACGTCGATCTGGGGCGGTGGCCGCGTCGTGGAGCCGGAGCACATCGTCTACATCGGCCTGCGCAGCGTCGACCCGGCCGAACGCGAGCTGATCCGCGAGTCGGGAGCTCTGGCGTTCTCGATGAAGGAGGTCGACCAACGCGGGATCGCGTACGTCGTGGCGGCCGCGCTCGAGCGGCTGGCGGGGCTGGAGCGCGTGCACGTGTCGTTCGACGCGGACGCGCTCGACCCGAGCCTGGCCCCCGGCGTCGGCACGCCCGTACCGGGCGGGCTCACCTACCGCGAGGCGCACCTGCTGATGGAGCTGTTGGCGGACTCGAAACGCGTGACGAGCCTCGACCTCGTGGAGGTCAACCCGATCCTCGACCGGGCCAACGAGACGGCCGGCACGCTCGTGGAGCTGACGGCTAGTCTCCTCGGCAAGCGGATCCTCTAG